The sequence CATGTGCGCGTTGGCGTGGATGTCGGCGCGGCCGGCGAAGCGCGCGCGCTGCACCTCGCGCGCGCGGCTCACCCGCTCGCGGATCGCCTGGCTCGGCTCGCCCTGGCGCCGGTCCGCCAGGTCGCGCCAGCGCACGGCCGGCACCTCCACGTGCAGGTCCAGGCGGTCCAGCAGCGGCCCCGACACGCGCGAGAGGTAGCGCTGCACCGCCTGCGGCGCGCAGGTGCACTTGCGCTGGCCGTCGCCGTGGTAGCCGCACGGGCACGGGTTCATGGCGGCCACCAGCATGAAGCGCGACGGGTAGGTGAGCGAGACCGCGGCGCGCGACAGCGTGACCTTCGCGTCCTCCAGCGGCTGCCTCAGCTGCTCCAGCACGTTGCGGCGGAACTCCGGCAGCTCGTCCAGGAACAGCACGCCGTGGTGCGCCAGCGACGCCTCCCCGGGCCGGGGGTTGGAGCCGCCGCCGATGAGCCCGGCGTCGGAGATGGTCGTGTGGGGGTTGCGGAACGGGCGCGTGCTGACCAGGGCCTTCCCCCCGTTCAGCATCCCCGCCACCGAGTGGATCTTGGTGGTCTCCAGCGCCTCCTCGAAGGTGAGCGGCGGGAGGATGCCTGGGATGCGCTGCGCCAGCATCGTCTTCCCCGACCCCGGCGGGCCGACCATCAGGATGTTGTGGCCGCCCGCCGCCGCCACCTCCAGCGCGCGCTTGACGTGCTCCTGCCCTTTCACGTCCGCGAAGTCGGCGTCGTGCTCCGAGGCCACGCGGAAGAGCGCATCCCGGTCCACCGTGGCCACGGGGAGGGGGGCGCTCCCCTCCATGAAGCGCACCACCTCCTTGAGCGTGGCGGCGCCGCGCACCTCGATGCCGTCCACCACCGCCGCCTCGCCCACGTTCTCGGCCGGGAGCACCACCCCCGCGAGCCCCGCGTCGCGCGCCGCGATGGCGATGGGGAGCGCCCCGCGCACCGGCCGGATGCGCCCGTCCAGCGCCAGCTCGCCCACCAGCAGGTAGCGGTCGAGCCGCTCGACCGAGTCCAGCTGCCCCGTGGCGGCCAGCATCCCCACCGCGATCGGCAGGTCGAAGGCGCTCCCCGCCTTGGGGGTGTCGGCGGGCGCCAGGTTCACGGTGAGCCGGCGCGGCGGGAGGAAGTAGCCGCTGTTCATGAAGGCGGCCACCACCCGGTCGCGCGCCTCCTTCACCGCGCCCTGGGGGAGCCCCACCAGGTAGAAGGCGGGCAGCCCGCTGGCGGCGTCGGCCTCGATGGTCACCAGGTAGGCGTCGATGCCTAGCACCGCGCCGGCGAGGACTCGTGCGAGCAAGGGAAAGGCTCCGGAGGACGGGAGAAGTGAACGAAGAGAACGGGAGGGCGGCATAGTAGCGACGGACATCCACGCTGTCAACTTTGTCCGTTTTGTCCGTCGCCTTCCGTGCTGGGCCGGAATCCGCCGCCGTCCGCGCGCAAATCGTACAAAGTGAACACCGGGGCGCGTGGAGAATCCGCCCTTGTTGGAAGGTGGACGAGCGCGTAACATCTCCCGTGTACCCGCGCGAATAGTAGACA is a genomic window of Longimicrobium sp. containing:
- a CDS encoding YifB family Mg chelatase-like AAA ATPase, which produces MLARVLAGAVLGIDAYLVTIEADAASGLPAFYLVGLPQGAVKEARDRVVAAFMNSGYFLPPRRLTVNLAPADTPKAGSAFDLPIAVGMLAATGQLDSVERLDRYLLVGELALDGRIRPVRGALPIAIAARDAGLAGVVLPAENVGEAAVVDGIEVRGAATLKEVVRFMEGSAPLPVATVDRDALFRVASEHDADFADVKGQEHVKRALEVAAAGGHNILMVGPPGSGKTMLAQRIPGILPPLTFEEALETTKIHSVAGMLNGGKALVSTRPFRNPHTTISDAGLIGGGSNPRPGEASLAHHGVLFLDELPEFRRNVLEQLRQPLEDAKVTLSRAAVSLTYPSRFMLVAAMNPCPCGYHGDGQRKCTCAPQAVQRYLSRVSGPLLDRLDLHVEVPAVRWRDLADRRQGEPSQAIRERVSRAREVQRARFAGRADIHANAHM